The Leguminivora glycinivorella isolate SPB_JAAS2020 chromosome 1, LegGlyc_1.1, whole genome shotgun sequence genome includes a region encoding these proteins:
- the LOC125233366 gene encoding uncharacterized protein LOC125233366: MDRIRNTTLRSKTRIADVGEKTARLKWDWAGHVCRMHQDRWANISTMWMPTKKQGRGRPRRRWQDDLDTFMIDWPEKAHQRELWKSKGEAFAQQYPVSIARSNARVIVAHNLYTA; the protein is encoded by the exons ATGGACCGCATCAGAAACactacgctgcgctcaaaaactcGCATAGCTGACGTAGGGGAAAAGACCGCCAggctgaagtgggactgggcaggccacgtTTGCCGCATGCATCAGGATAGGTGGGCTAATATATCCACCATGTGGATGCCGACAAAGAAGCAGGGACGTGGCAGGCCTAGGCGAAGATGGCAGGACGACTTGGACACTTTTATGATTGACTGGCCGGAAAAAGCACATCAGAGGGAGTTGTGGAAATCAAAgggagaggcctttgctcagca ATACCCCGTCTCTATTGCGCGATCCAATGCTCGAGTGATTGTCGCGCATAATCTGTACACAGCTTAA